The genomic region ACAAAAGCCTCCTTGTATATTATATACCATAAGAGGCTCTTACTAAAAATTATATTTTTTTCAATTTACAGACTTATTTCAATACTCTCGATATGCCTTATTCATTACCATGCAGAGTTGATTAATACTTCTTCTCCATATCCCCCGTTCATTTTTTGAGGGTTAGTAGAGTTGTATGATCTTTGTACTCTTATTCCACGTATTCCTAATTCTCTTGCTGCTAATATATCATCATCAGAATCTCCATAGTGGATAGAAACATTATGTTTATTAATGTAGAATGATTTATCATATTTAAATCCACCAGTAGGTGTATCTCCAGTATAGTTTACATATACTTCATATGGTAAGTTAAAGAATCTTTGTAAAGTTTTAGAAAGTTTTGTTGAAGTATAGTTTTCATCTTTACTATGTTTAGTTCTTCCTGTTATGAAGAAAATTTTATCTCCTCTTTTTAAGTGCATGTTGATTAATGCTTGAGCAGATTCTTTAGGAATTGAATGCTCATCTCCCATTTCAGCAACATAATCCCAGAATTTTTGATTATATAAATAGCTGAATTTTCCTTTAGGATGATCAGGTATACCGAAATAGTCTATACCATATCTGAAATATCCACTTGAAGCAAGTAAAGTATCATCTATATCAAAACTAACATTAATTGGTCCAGTTCCTTCTAAACTTTTTTCTATTTGTTCTACTGAAACAAAATGAACAGGTTTTTGTACTTTATCTGTAGAATAAAAACCTTCATGAGTATAAGGTACTTTTGGCCCTGCAGCGAAAAGACTAGTTGCAGATAAAATTGTCATTAATAATAATGTTTTTTTCATAAGTAATCTCCTTCTATTATTTAATATGGTATATTATACTCCTAAAAAAAAGATAATTCAACATAATAATTTTTGCAATATTTGACAAATAAAAATATATATTATAGAATAAAATATGTTTAGAATGGAGGAATAAATGATATTAAGTGCAGTTATACAAGCGATTATTATAGCTTTAATACTTATACTGGTTATTTTAGTTGTATCCTTGATAATAAAAGCTAAAATAAAAAAAGAAAAAGATGAAAGTAGTTTAAAATTAAAGAATATAAAGAAGGTTATAGTAACAACTCCTGAGTTAGTAGAGGATGTTGTTATTTCAGGAATAACTAATAAGACATCTTTTTTTGATTTTAAAAATGCAATAAAGAAAATATTAGAAGTAAATACAGTAGAGGAAGTAATTTTAGATATAGATAAAATGGAGCTAAATTCTATACAAATAGATGAATTAAAAAATGTTTTTAGAGAATTAAATAAAAAGAAGAAGGTTATAGCACTAGCTTCAGGATTGGATAATAATAAATATAGAATAGCAATGCTTGCAGATAAAATATATATGTATAATTCACTTAATTCTTCTATGGTATTAAAAGGATATTCAAATTCATACATATATTTTAAGAATCTATTTGATAAATTAGGATTAAAAGTTAAAGTATTACATATAGGAGACTATAAATCTGCAGGGGAAAACTTTCATAAAGAAGAAATGTCAGAAGAGCAAAGAAGCTCTATTACTAGAATACTAGACAAGGTTTTAAATAACTTTATACTGGAGATAAAAGAAAGAAGAAATATAGATATTAAGGATAAACTTTTAAATGGAGATTTTGTACTAGTTAATCATAAAGTAGCTCAAGAAAATGGTTTAATAGATGGAATTTCAAATTTTGATAAATTAGAAATAGATTATTCAAAAGATACAGATGATCTACTATCTTTTGCTAAAAAAGTTAAGTTAAAAAACAAGAGCAAAAATATAATAGGGGTAATTTGTGCTGAAGGTAATATTTCATCTTCAGGAAAAGCAGAAGGAACTATTAAATATGATGATATGTTAGAAAAAATAGAAGAATTACAAGAAATAGATAACTTAAAAGGAGTTATACTAAGAATAAATTCGCCAGGTGGAAGTGCACTAGAGTCAGAAAGAATATATAAGGAATTAAAAAATCTAGGAGTTCCTATTTTTGTTTCTATGTCTTCAGTTGCAGCAAGTGGTGGATACTATATTTCTACTGTTTCTAAAAAGGTATTTTTAAATCCTAGTACTATAACAGGATCTATAGGTGTAGTAAGTATGTATCCTACATTTGATGAAATTGCTAAGAAGTTATTCGTAAATGTAGAAACTGTAAGTTCAGGTAAGGCAACAGAATTATTTGATTTAAAACAACCTTTAAGTGAAGAACTAAGAGAAAAATTAATAAATAGTATGAAAGATGTTTATACTGAATTTAAAAAACATGTAATGACAGCAAGAGTAATGACTGAAAATAGGTTAGAAGAAATAGCTCAAGGTAAAATATGGTTAGGTGAAGAAGCAGTAGAAATAGGACTTGCAGATAAAATAGGTGGATTTGATGATACCGTTGATGCATTAGCTAAATATTTAGATATTAAAGATTATAAATTGTATTTTACTAATAGAAAAATCAGCATGTTAGAAGGAATAAAAGGAATAAGTCCATTAGATATTTCTATGAATATAAATAAAGAAATAGAAATGATCTTAAAAAATACTTACCAACCTATGTACTATATGAATATTA from Streptobacillus felis harbors:
- the aphA gene encoding acid phosphatase AphA, with protein sequence MKKTLLLMTILSATSLFAAGPKVPYTHEGFYSTDKVQKPVHFVSVEQIEKSLEGTGPINVSFDIDDTLLASSGYFRYGIDYFGIPDHPKGKFSYLYNQKFWDYVAEMGDEHSIPKESAQALINMHLKRGDKIFFITGRTKHSKDENYTSTKLSKTLQRFFNLPYEVYVNYTGDTPTGGFKYDKSFYINKHNVSIHYGDSDDDILAARELGIRGIRVQRSYNSTNPQKMNGGYGEEVLINSAW
- the sppA gene encoding signal peptide peptidase SppA, with translation MILSAVIQAIIIALILILVILVVSLIIKAKIKKEKDESSLKLKNIKKVIVTTPELVEDVVISGITNKTSFFDFKNAIKKILEVNTVEEVILDIDKMELNSIQIDELKNVFRELNKKKKVIALASGLDNNKYRIAMLADKIYMYNSLNSSMVLKGYSNSYIYFKNLFDKLGLKVKVLHIGDYKSAGENFHKEEMSEEQRSSITRILDKVLNNFILEIKERRNIDIKDKLLNGDFVLVNHKVAQENGLIDGISNFDKLEIDYSKDTDDLLSFAKKVKLKNKSKNIIGVICAEGNISSSGKAEGTIKYDDMLEKIEELQEIDNLKGVILRINSPGGSALESERIYKELKNLGVPIFVSMSSVAASGGYYISTVSKKVFLNPSTITGSIGVVSMYPTFDEIAKKLFVNVETVSSGKATELFDLKQPLSEELREKLINSMKDVYTEFKKHVMTARVMTENRLEEIAQGKIWLGEEAVEIGLADKIGGFDDTVDALAKYLDIKDYKLYFTNRKISMLEGIKGISPLDISMNINKEIEMILKNTYQPMYYMNIKIDI